The proteins below are encoded in one region of Desulfobacterales bacterium:
- a CDS encoding HNH endonuclease produces MEPFALYLEEEDIRRERRKARELRWSQWWKRRCAKGLCYYCERRVPPDELTMDHIVPISRGGKSTKGNIVPACKDCNNKKQQLLPMEWDQYLNESGFKPED; encoded by the coding sequence ATGGAACCATTTGCGCTATATTTAGAGGAAGAAGACATCCGGCGGGAACGCCGGAAGGCCAGAGAGCTGAGGTGGTCACAGTGGTGGAAGCGTCGCTGCGCCAAAGGCCTCTGTTATTACTGTGAACGCCGGGTTCCCCCGGATGAGTTGACGATGGATCATATCGTGCCCATATCCCGGGGGGGAAAAAGCACCAAGGGCAATATTGTTCCGGCCTGTAAAGACTGCAATAACAAAAAGCAGCAACTGCTCCCCATGGAATGGGATCAGTATCTGAACGAATCCGGCTTTAAACCGGAAGACTGA
- a CDS encoding cyclic nucleotide-binding domain-containing protein yields MAVDVNILKSISIFDDICSSNLHKLSSLIYPVKVSEEEVLIRKKNPAHSLYIIMSGNFMVSFKDGRGYTLHDRGDIIGWSSFITPFKYKGTSVALTDGEVLSIHSRKLQGLIQENAELATQFLEKINSIILDRLQFIYANPLSRHEVASEPSA; encoded by the coding sequence ATGGCCGTTGACGTCAATATCCTTAAATCAATCAGTATCTTTGATGACATTTGCTCCAGCAACCTGCACAAACTTTCCTCCTTAATCTATCCGGTAAAAGTGAGCGAAGAGGAGGTGCTGATCCGGAAAAAAAATCCCGCCCATTCTCTCTACATTATTATGTCCGGTAACTTCATGGTATCTTTCAAAGATGGCAGGGGCTACACATTGCATGACCGGGGGGATATCATCGGCTGGTCTTCATTTATAACTCCCTTCAAATACAAAGGCACCTCTGTGGCTTTAACCGATGGCGAAGTGTTATCGATTCACTCTCGCAAACTGCAGGGGCTGATTCAGGAAAATGCTGAACTGGCCACCCAGTTTTTAGAAAAAATAAATTCGATCATTTTAGACAGACTCCAGTTTATATACGCCAACCCCTTATCCAGGCATGAGGTTGCCTCAGAGCCTTCCGCTTGA
- a CDS encoding OadG family protein, with the protein MFGLEAISAHNGWVISFLGITIVFTGLTVLSLFISQLHKALDLWDKKAKFLQRIKTHFLSSDTRSPIVTERSPAEIHQEIIRQYKMLIDTLEEPFPLPKLLELAKNRGLDHPFAAINSLIQKGIIKPDGEGYFFWEEPTRLKTKK; encoded by the coding sequence TTGTTTGGCTTAGAAGCAATATCGGCACACAACGGATGGGTGATATCTTTTTTGGGAATTACCATCGTTTTCACAGGACTCACAGTTCTCTCTCTTTTTATTTCACAACTGCACAAGGCCCTTGATCTCTGGGATAAAAAAGCGAAATTTCTTCAACGGATCAAAACGCATTTTTTATCGTCAGATACGCGGTCCCCGATAGTTACTGAACGATCTCCGGCTGAAATTCATCAGGAAATCATCCGACAGTACAAAATGCTGATTGATACACTTGAAGAACCTTTCCCGCTTCCAAAACTTCTTGAACTGGCAAAAAATCGCGGTCTGGATCATCCCTTTGCCGCCATTAACAGCCTGATTCAGAAAGGTATCATCAAACCGGACGGAGAGGGGTATTTTTTCTGGGAAGAACCGACTCGTTTAAAAACCAAAAAATAA
- a CDS encoding sodium ion-translocating decarboxylase subunit beta, producing MENLVLQFLSNTGFALADYRHCIMIVIGIIFIYLGIAKHYEPLLLVPIGFGILVGNIPVFKGLGLGIYENNSVLHYLYFGVTSGIYPPLIFLGIGAMTDFSTMLARPLLMLLGAAAQMGIFLTFLCALALGFAPNEAASIGIIGGADGPTAIFLTAKLAPKLIGPIAVAAYSYMALVPVIQPPIMRLLTTRKERLIKMEEPRTVSQREKIIFPIIAFLLCCFLAPAALPLLGMLFFGNLLKECVVAERLAQAARSTIIDTVTILLGITVGASTQADVFLTAQSIGIFCLGAVSFAIATASGVIFAKIMNLFLRHKINPLIGAAGVSAVPDSARVVQIVGQSEDPTNFLLMHAMAPNISGVIGSAIGAGILWSFMQ from the coding sequence ATGGAAAATCTTGTACTGCAATTTTTATCCAACACCGGTTTTGCGCTGGCGGATTACCGGCACTGCATCATGATCGTTATCGGCATAATCTTTATATATCTCGGCATTGCAAAGCACTATGAACCACTGCTTCTGGTACCTATCGGGTTTGGAATCCTGGTCGGCAACATTCCGGTTTTCAAAGGACTCGGCCTTGGCATTTATGAGAACAACAGCGTGCTGCATTATCTGTATTTCGGCGTTACTTCCGGCATTTACCCCCCGCTGATTTTCCTGGGGATCGGTGCGATGACCGACTTTTCCACGATGCTGGCCAGGCCCCTTCTGATGCTGCTGGGAGCCGCCGCGCAAATGGGAATTTTTTTAACATTTCTCTGCGCGCTGGCCCTGGGCTTCGCTCCGAATGAAGCTGCCTCTATCGGGATTATCGGGGGAGCGGACGGACCAACCGCCATATTTCTGACCGCCAAACTGGCCCCGAAACTCATCGGCCCGATTGCCGTTGCGGCATACTCCTACATGGCACTGGTTCCGGTTATTCAACCGCCGATCATGAGACTGCTGACCACACGCAAAGAACGACTGATAAAAATGGAAGAGCCCCGTACCGTCTCCCAACGCGAAAAAATCATCTTTCCCATCATCGCCTTCCTTCTTTGCTGCTTTCTGGCTCCGGCGGCCCTGCCACTGCTCGGCATGCTGTTTTTCGGCAATCTGCTGAAAGAATGTGTCGTCGCCGAGCGCCTTGCCCAGGCCGCCCGATCAACCATTATCGATACGGTAACCATATTGCTCGGAATAACGGTCGGGGCCAGCACTCAGGCCGATGTTTTCCTGACGGCTCAATCTATAGGCATTTTCTGCTTAGGCGCCGTGTCTTTTGCCATTGCAACAGCGAGCGGAGTCATTTTTGCCAAAATCATGAACCTGTTCCTGCGACATAAAATTAATCCACTGATCGGAGCGGCTGGTGTTTCGGCGGTACCCGACTCCGCCCGGGTCGTTCAGATCGTGGGACAATCCGAAGATCCGACCAATTTTCTGCTGATGCATGCCATGGCCCCGAACATTTCCGGAGTGATCGGGTCTGCCATTGGGGCTGGCATTTTGTGGAGTTTTATGCAGTAA
- a CDS encoding DUF1178 family protein: protein MIALDLQCNNGHRFEGWFEDSQAFEEQKEKGLIGCPVCSSTDIARIPSVFAIKSAHPESKDYLDQKKQSEIITRSIAMYIDKNFENVGCDFAKEALKMHYGVSEKKNIRGTSSDEDEKMLREEGVEIYKIPLPDTES from the coding sequence ATGATAGCGCTTGATTTGCAATGCAACAACGGACATAGATTTGAGGGATGGTTTGAGGACAGCCAGGCCTTTGAAGAACAAAAAGAAAAAGGGCTGATAGGCTGCCCGGTATGCAGCAGCACCGATATTGCCAGAATTCCTTCGGTGTTTGCGATTAAGTCTGCTCATCCGGAATCGAAGGATTATCTCGATCAAAAAAAACAGTCCGAAATTATCACCAGAAGCATTGCCATGTATATTGATAAAAATTTTGAGAATGTGGGCTGTGATTTTGCCAAAGAAGCATTGAAGATGCATTATGGGGTTTCGGAGAAAAAAAATATCCGGGGTACCAGCTCTGATGAAGATGAAAAAATGCTTCGGGAAGAAGGTGTGGAAATTTATAAAATTCCTCTGCCCGACACCGAATCTTAG
- a CDS encoding TIGR04211 family SH3 domain-containing protein, protein MKYFLLAMCFLTAFISHAHADTMYISDIREITMRTGRGLDHKIIALLKSGQQVDLIESGKDWSKVSLGTGNEGWVLSRYLSSEIPDSLTLKNLQEKHAGLQSRASVLASENTELKQANKTLIDDLSKIGKELDQTRTDYEALKKESAQFLELKSEHEQTTIQLSEQSQKVETYESELIKLKLSRNIKWFLTGAGVLLAGFIIGVSSKRRRSSSLL, encoded by the coding sequence ATGAAATATTTTCTTTTAGCCATGTGCTTTCTGACAGCATTCATTTCTCATGCCCACGCGGACACCATGTATATTTCCGACATCAGGGAGATTACCATGAGAACGGGGCGGGGGCTTGACCACAAGATTATTGCCTTACTGAAATCCGGTCAGCAGGTTGACCTGATTGAATCCGGGAAGGACTGGTCCAAAGTCAGTCTCGGTACGGGAAATGAGGGGTGGGTCCTGAGCCGTTATCTTTCGTCGGAAATCCCCGACAGCCTTACCCTGAAAAACCTTCAGGAAAAACATGCCGGTTTGCAATCCAGGGCTTCGGTACTGGCAAGTGAAAACACTGAACTCAAACAAGCAAACAAAACATTGATCGACGATTTGTCGAAAATCGGAAAAGAGCTGGATCAAACCCGCACCGACTATGAAGCGCTGAAAAAGGAATCCGCTCAATTTCTTGAGCTCAAATCAGAACATGAACAGACAACCATACAGCTTTCCGAACAATCTCAGAAAGTGGAAACATATGAATCCGAACTGATCAAGTTAAAACTCAGCCGCAATATCAAATGGTTTTTAACCGGGGCCGGTGTTTTACTGGCAGGCTTTATCATCGGCGTCAGCTCTAAACGTCGACGTTCAAGCTCATTACTATAA
- the nadB gene encoding L-aspartate oxidase produces MEIQSDFLVIGSGVAGLSFALKAADFGTVVLITKKELMDSNSTQAQGGIASVFSSLDSFDNHIHDTHESGAGLCKNEVVEMVVKQGPERIRELIAMGVNFNLSETQENDSGSPSLDLGREGGHSHKRIVHAQDMTGLAVASVLADQVQRNKNITVYNNHIAIDLITYSTRLNRGMVTTTLKGFCGGAYVLDRTTDKVHTFTSKITLLATGGAGKVYLYTSNPDIATGDGIAMGYRAGASVANLEFVQFHPTCLFHPDAKNFLISEAVRGEGAILIDSAGHAFMEKYEPVMKDLACRDKVARAIDTEMKKSGDDSVFLDISHQNSEFIKRRFPNLYKKCLSFGIDMTKDPIPVVPAAHYMCGGITTDIHGRTDIRRLYAIGETACTGLHGANRLASNSLIEALVYADTAFKQSVKDISTMDFETPIKAPPWDETGTTQSDEAIMVSHNWDEIRRFMWNYVGIVRSNKRLDRAKRRIENIQKEIEEYYWDIKISADLIELRNIAIVSELIIKCAMHRKESRGLHYTIEYPERDDKWWKKDTIIRRAFLG; encoded by the coding sequence ATGGAGATACAAAGTGATTTTCTAGTTATCGGCAGTGGCGTTGCAGGACTTTCCTTTGCTTTAAAAGCGGCCGATTTCGGTACAGTTGTCCTGATCACAAAAAAAGAGCTCATGGACAGTAACAGCACACAGGCTCAGGGAGGAATTGCCTCTGTCTTCAGCAGCCTGGATTCATTTGACAATCACATCCATGATACGCACGAATCCGGAGCAGGACTCTGCAAAAATGAAGTCGTTGAAATGGTTGTCAAACAGGGACCGGAAAGAATCCGGGAACTGATTGCCATGGGGGTCAACTTCAACCTGAGCGAAACCCAGGAAAATGACTCCGGATCACCGTCTCTGGACCTTGGACGGGAAGGAGGCCATTCTCATAAACGCATTGTTCATGCTCAGGACATGACCGGTCTTGCGGTTGCAAGCGTTTTAGCTGATCAGGTTCAGCGGAATAAAAACATAACCGTCTATAACAATCATATCGCCATCGACCTGATTACCTACTCCACCCGCCTGAACCGCGGAATGGTGACTACGACACTCAAGGGATTTTGTGGCGGCGCCTACGTTCTTGACCGAACAACGGATAAAGTTCATACCTTCACATCAAAAATCACATTGCTTGCCACGGGAGGAGCCGGCAAAGTGTATTTATACACCAGCAACCCGGATATAGCCACCGGCGATGGTATCGCAATGGGCTACAGAGCCGGAGCTTCGGTCGCCAACCTTGAATTTGTCCAGTTTCACCCGACCTGTCTGTTTCACCCGGACGCAAAGAACTTTCTGATTTCTGAAGCGGTCCGGGGAGAAGGCGCAATCCTGATCGATTCAGCTGGACACGCGTTCATGGAAAAATATGAGCCCGTCATGAAGGATCTGGCGTGCCGGGACAAAGTTGCCCGCGCCATTGATACGGAAATGAAAAAAAGCGGGGATGATTCGGTTTTCCTGGATATTTCCCATCAGAATTCTGAATTTATCAAACGTCGTTTTCCAAACCTTTACAAAAAATGTCTCTCCTTTGGCATAGACATGACAAAAGATCCGATTCCCGTCGTGCCTGCCGCTCACTATATGTGTGGAGGAATCACAACGGATATTCACGGCCGCACGGACATCCGGAGACTTTACGCAATCGGAGAAACTGCATGCACCGGTCTTCACGGGGCCAACCGACTGGCCAGCAACTCCCTGATCGAAGCTCTGGTTTATGCGGACACGGCTTTCAAACAATCGGTCAAAGACATATCTACCATGGATTTTGAAACACCTATAAAGGCGCCGCCCTGGGACGAAACCGGAACCACCCAGAGCGATGAAGCCATCATGGTATCTCATAACTGGGATGAAATCCGCAGATTCATGTGGAATTACGTTGGCATCGTTCGATCCAACAAACGTCTGGACAGAGCAAAGCGGCGTATAGAAAACATTCAAAAAGAAATCGAGGAATACTACTGGGACATTAAAATTTCAGCAGATCTGATCGAGTTGAGAAATATTGCCATTGTCTCCGAATTGATCATAAAATGCGCCATGCACAGAAAAGAAAGCCGCGGACTTCATTACACCATCGAATATCCGGAACGGGACGATAAATGGTGGAAAAAAGACACGATAATTCGAAGGGCATTTTTAGGATAA
- the ubiE gene encoding bifunctional demethylmenaquinone methyltransferase/2-methoxy-6-polyprenyl-1,4-benzoquinol methylase UbiE, translating to MKNVELPFIKDMFDTIAPTYDFLNRLLSLRQDVYWRKKLVSSLALPDGACVLDVACGTGDVMMEIARQRQNAWVVGVDFASNMLELAGKKIYPSVSAGLAAANALHLPFGSRTFDAVTIAFGIRNIGDKLTALQEFYSCLKPGGCLGVLELATPENRLLLSAYLTYFQKILPAIGGFFSRQIKAYRYLPESVVNFPKPAVFAGLMRQAGFMHIRWQPMTMGIVNLYIGYKA from the coding sequence ATGAAGAATGTGGAATTGCCTTTTATAAAAGATATGTTTGATACCATAGCGCCGACCTACGACTTTCTAAATCGGTTGCTGAGCTTGAGGCAGGATGTGTACTGGAGGAAAAAACTGGTATCTTCTCTGGCGCTTCCCGATGGGGCATGTGTGCTGGACGTTGCCTGCGGCACAGGGGATGTGATGATGGAGATTGCAAGGCAGAGGCAAAATGCATGGGTTGTCGGTGTGGATTTTGCATCGAACATGCTCGAGCTGGCCGGGAAAAAAATTTATCCTTCCGTTTCGGCCGGTCTGGCGGCAGCCAATGCGCTGCATCTTCCGTTTGGAAGCCGTACGTTCGATGCCGTCACCATAGCGTTCGGCATCCGGAATATCGGGGATAAACTTACAGCTCTCCAAGAATTTTATTCGTGTTTGAAGCCGGGCGGATGTCTGGGGGTGCTTGAGCTGGCGACCCCTGAAAACCGCCTGTTGCTGTCCGCTTATCTGACGTATTTTCAAAAAATTCTTCCGGCTATCGGTGGTTTTTTTTCCAGACAGATCAAGGCCTACCGGTATCTGCCCGAATCGGTTGTGAATTTTCCCAAACCTGCTGTCTTTGCCGGCCTGATGCGTCAGGCCGGCTTTATGCACATTCGCTGGCAACCCATGACGATGGGTATTGTCAATCTGTATATCGGCTACAAGGCCTGA